From Nitrospira sp., the proteins below share one genomic window:
- a CDS encoding NUDIX domain-containing protein yields the protein MTGDRAVSMYGNAVVAGMRVRAGVGVVIWGPEQSILMEKRRDCGWWGLPGGRVEPGESLLAAAVREVAEETGLTVEITHLIGVYSNPNGRIVTYPDNGDVVQLIDVIVAARVLAGCLACSDESEELAYFTSGQLPEEIVPPARQPIIDAFEGLRGVLR from the coding sequence ATGACCGGTGATCGGGCTGTCTCAATGTATGGAAATGCCGTTGTCGCCGGGATGCGAGTGCGAGCAGGAGTCGGGGTGGTAATTTGGGGGCCTGAACAGTCGATCCTCATGGAGAAACGCCGTGATTGTGGCTGGTGGGGGCTGCCGGGAGGAAGGGTGGAACCGGGGGAATCGCTGCTGGCTGCCGCGGTCAGAGAGGTCGCTGAGGAAACCGGATTGACCGTGGAGATTACCCATCTGATCGGTGTGTATTCGAACCCGAACGGCCGGATTGTGACCTATCCCGATAACGGAGATGTAGTGCAATTGATCGATGTGATCGTTGCAGCACGAGTGCTCGCTGGTTGTCTGGCCTGTAGCGATGAAAGCGAAGAGTTAGCTTATTTTACGTCTGGTCAGTTGCCTGAAGAAATTGTGCCTCCGGCGCGGCAACCGATAATCGATGCATTCGAAGGCCTGCGTGGGGTCCTGCGCTAG
- a CDS encoding GDP-L-fucose synthase, with protein sequence MGFWVSKRVLVTGGAGFLGRYVVELIRARGATEVFVPRSQVYDLVSIEGVERVYRDAKPDLVIHLAARVGGIGANLDNPGKFFYDNLMMGVQLIEMGRKLGIEKFVSLGTICAYPKFTPVPFREEALWDGYPEETNAPYGLAKKMLLVQGQAYRQQYGFNSIYLLPVNLYGPGDNFDLHTSHVIPALIRKCVEAVRRGDDRIVCWGDGTPTREFLFVKDCAEAIVLATERYNGNEPVNVGTGEEVSIKTLTEMVAELTGFAGKIVWDASRPNGQPRRCLDTSRAQHAFGFKAQTPLCEGIRQTVEWYRREGSEG encoded by the coding sequence GTGGGATTCTGGGTAAGCAAGCGTGTGTTGGTGACGGGAGGGGCAGGGTTTCTTGGCCGGTATGTGGTCGAGTTAATTCGGGCACGGGGAGCCACGGAGGTTTTCGTGCCGAGAAGCCAAGTGTATGACCTTGTCAGCATAGAGGGGGTCGAACGCGTCTATCGTGATGCGAAGCCCGACCTTGTCATTCATCTCGCGGCGAGGGTTGGCGGGATTGGTGCGAACCTCGACAATCCCGGGAAATTCTTTTATGACAACTTGATGATGGGGGTGCAGCTCATCGAGATGGGGCGGAAGTTGGGCATTGAGAAATTTGTGTCTCTCGGCACGATTTGCGCTTACCCCAAGTTTACTCCTGTACCCTTTAGGGAGGAAGCCTTATGGGACGGGTATCCGGAAGAAACCAATGCTCCGTATGGATTGGCCAAAAAAATGTTGCTCGTTCAGGGGCAGGCCTATCGACAGCAGTATGGGTTCAATTCCATCTATTTGTTGCCGGTCAATTTGTATGGTCCTGGAGACAACTTTGATTTGCACACGTCCCATGTCATTCCCGCGTTGATTAGAAAGTGCGTCGAGGCTGTTCGTCGAGGGGATGATCGAATCGTATGCTGGGGAGATGGAACGCCGACGAGAGAGTTTTTATTCGTCAAAGATTGCGCTGAAGCGATTGTCCTTGCGACGGAACGGTACAATGGGAACGAGCCAGTCAATGTGGGAACGGGGGAAGAAGTCTCCATCAAGACGTTGACCGAAATGGTCGCCGAGCTAACCGGCTTTGCTGGCAAGATTGTCTGGGATGCTTCGCGCCCCAACGGCCAGCCACGGCGATGCCTCGATACGTCACGGGCGCAGCATGCGTTTGGCTTCAAAGCGCAGACACCGCTTTGCGAGGGAATTCGCCAAACTGTTGAGTGGTATCGTCGGGAGGGGAGTGAGGGATGA
- the gmd gene encoding GDP-mannose 4,6-dehydratase: MAKKALITGITGQDGSYLAELLLSKGYEVYGIIRRSSSFNTGRIDPIYQDPHIPDVRLRLVYGDLNDASSLNKILRTTQPDEIYNLGAQSHVRVSFDVPEYTAEVTGVGTVRLLEAIRESGLRPKFYQASSSEMFGKVQEIPQRETTPFYPRSPYGAAKLYAHWITVNYREAYSLFACSGILFNHESPRRGETFVTRKITKAAARIKLGLQQDLYLGNLDAKRDWGYAGDYVEAMWLMLQQEEPDDYVIATGETHTVREFLDVAFGHLSLDWKQYVKIDPKYYRPTEVDLLIGEASKARRKLGWQPKMSFLELVETMVHADLQHERRLLEGTQGGK, from the coding sequence ATGGCTAAGAAAGCGTTGATCACAGGTATTACCGGTCAGGATGGATCGTATCTTGCCGAATTGCTTTTGAGTAAAGGGTACGAGGTCTACGGCATTATTCGACGATCCAGTTCGTTCAATACCGGACGGATCGATCCGATCTATCAGGATCCCCACATTCCCGATGTACGGTTGCGCCTTGTCTATGGAGATCTCAACGATGCCAGTTCCCTCAATAAGATTCTCCGAACCACACAGCCCGATGAAATTTACAATTTAGGCGCGCAGAGCCACGTGCGAGTGAGCTTCGATGTGCCTGAGTACACAGCGGAGGTGACCGGCGTGGGCACCGTTCGCCTCTTGGAAGCCATTCGTGAGTCCGGGCTCAGGCCAAAGTTCTATCAGGCCTCCTCAAGTGAAATGTTCGGCAAGGTTCAGGAGATTCCACAACGGGAGACCACTCCGTTCTATCCGAGAAGCCCCTATGGGGCGGCCAAGCTGTATGCGCACTGGATTACCGTCAATTATCGTGAGGCATACAGCCTCTTTGCCTGCAGCGGCATTTTGTTTAATCACGAATCTCCGCGACGTGGAGAGACGTTTGTTACGAGAAAGATTACGAAAGCAGCTGCTCGGATCAAGCTCGGACTGCAACAGGATCTGTACCTCGGGAATCTGGATGCAAAGCGAGACTGGGGGTATGCGGGAGATTATGTCGAAGCGATGTGGTTGATGCTGCAGCAAGAAGAGCCGGATGATTACGTTATCGCGACCGGAGAAACCCATACGGTCAGAGAGTTTCTGGATGTGGCTTTTGGCCATCTTAGTCTGGACTGGAAGCAATATGTGAAGATCGATCCGAAATATTATCGCCCCACGGAGGTAGATCTGCTTATAGGCGAGGCCTCCAAGGCCAGAAGGAAATTGGGGTGGCAGCCGAAAATGTCTTTTCTTGAACTGGTGGAGACAATGGTACATGCCGATTTGCAGCACGAGCGGCGATTGTTGGAGGGAACACAGGGAGGCAAGTGA
- a CDS encoding UpxY family transcription antiterminator, with protein MNQTDQSPHWYAVRTRSRHEKLVRDQLEKQGIEPLLPTVKRLSQWKDRRKEVEVPLFSGYCFVRFLQQDKLAVQKVSGVVEVVGSGSRPEPIPDEEIDAIKTLMASVLPYDPHPYLHEGMTVEVVRGPLQGLQGILLRKEKRHRLVIGVRLIQQAAAVEIDVRDVVQA; from the coding sequence ATGAACCAGACAGACCAATCTCCCCACTGGTACGCTGTACGGACTCGATCTCGCCATGAAAAGTTGGTGCGCGATCAATTGGAGAAACAGGGGATCGAGCCCTTGCTGCCGACGGTGAAGCGGCTTAGTCAGTGGAAAGATCGGCGGAAAGAGGTCGAAGTCCCGCTCTTCTCCGGCTATTGCTTCGTTCGGTTCTTGCAGCAAGACAAGCTTGCAGTGCAGAAGGTTTCGGGCGTGGTGGAAGTGGTGGGGAGCGGGAGCCGTCCTGAACCGATCCCGGATGAAGAGATTGACGCCATCAAGACCCTCATGGCGAGCGTGCTGCCCTATGATCCGCACCCCTACCTCCATGAAGGGATGACGGTGGAAGTTGTGCGGGGGCCGCTTCAGGGCCTGCAGGGGATCCTTCTCCGTAAAGAAAAACGCCACCGGCTGGTCATCGGTGTTCGGCTGATTCAGCAAGCGGCCGCGGTGGAAATCGATGTGCGGGATGTGGTGCAGGCATAG
- a CDS encoding four helix bundle protein, translating into MKITRFEDLDCWQEARKLVRHVYEAIDRNSSWKRDIRLCGQIQAASVSVMSNIAEGFVRHSDKEFGQFLFIAMSSAAETQSHLYVAVDQKYLSQESFDEIYAQAEKTGKMISGLIKYLRTATRQTRPTR; encoded by the coding sequence ATGAAGATCACGCGTTTTGAAGATCTTGATTGTTGGCAGGAGGCTCGAAAGCTCGTGAGGCACGTGTATGAAGCGATTGACCGCAATTCCTCCTGGAAGAGAGATATTCGTTTGTGCGGACAAATCCAAGCGGCGTCTGTGTCAGTAATGTCTAACATCGCTGAGGGATTTGTCCGGCATTCGGACAAAGAATTTGGACAGTTCTTATTCATAGCGATGTCTTCAGCGGCAGAAACTCAAAGCCACCTCTATGTGGCCGTCGACCAAAAATATCTTTCCCAAGAGAGCTTTGACGAGATTTACGCGCAAGCGGAGAAGACAGGCAAGATGATCTCTGGCCTGATTAAATACCTCCGGACTGCAACCAGACAGACGAGACCGACCAGATAG
- a CDS encoding winged helix-turn-helix transcriptional regulator, translating into MNVQGQRDLILLTELERDGAVTQRTLANKLGVALGLTNLYLKRLARKGYVKATTIPSHRIRYLLTPQGFAEKSRLTYLYMQYSLAHYREMRARLREVLSRMMADGGTRVVIFGTNELAELAYLSLREMDLVLVGFIDDGEAETFLSYPVSKPDRVAWWEFDAVLLADLDRSREHRELLLQQLVPNGKVLALGPSV; encoded by the coding sequence ATGAATGTTCAAGGGCAGCGGGATCTGATCCTTCTGACGGAGTTAGAACGGGACGGCGCGGTCACGCAGCGTACCCTTGCGAATAAATTGGGCGTCGCGCTTGGCCTGACCAATTTGTATCTGAAACGGCTGGCGCGAAAAGGGTACGTCAAGGCCACGACCATTCCTTCTCACCGTATTCGCTACTTGCTCACGCCCCAGGGATTTGCCGAGAAATCCCGTCTTACGTATCTCTACATGCAATATTCGTTGGCCCATTACCGGGAGATGCGTGCCCGGTTACGCGAGGTCTTGTCGCGAATGATGGCGGATGGTGGCACGCGGGTCGTGATTTTCGGGACGAACGAATTGGCGGAATTGGCCTATCTCTCATTGCGGGAAATGGATTTGGTGCTTGTGGGGTTTATTGACGACGGCGAGGCGGAGACCTTTTTGTCCTACCCGGTTTCGAAGCCCGATAGGGTGGCGTGGTGGGAGTTTGACGCGGTGTTGCTGGCGGATCTTGATCGGTCGCGAGAGCATCGCGAGCTGTTGCTGCAACAGCTCGTGCCGAATGGAAAAGTCTTAGCCTTGGGACCGTCGGTCTAA
- a CDS encoding glycosyltransferase family 9 protein, with protein sequence MNVLIVRPDGMGDLVLALPVATQLRQLIPGVRIGMLANPVAAPILEHHPDIDYVRTCTVHAPTQTMREAFAGGIDAAIFLKPFRRLMWAAWLARVPIRVAIGFRWQSVLANRWTHEHRSTFAKHESEYNVGMLKGLGLTPGEVRRPQLVVTERERAAGEQRWGGDARRRVIIHPGGVSARRWRPQHYRDLANLLVEQGCSVILTGSETERAQFQEEALQAVPLDGRIRNLMGQLSVRDLMGLIAVSQAVVSGATGPAHLAAALNVPNVSLFDPRRNNLPTRWKPLGLGVLLRPDVPTCEKCIGEACSYWDCMDRLTVSGLSTHVEQVIQSRTPLAIHHI encoded by the coding sequence ATGAATGTGCTGATTGTGCGGCCGGATGGGATGGGCGATCTGGTGCTGGCGCTTCCTGTCGCCACGCAGCTGCGCCAACTGATTCCCGGCGTCCGTATCGGGATGCTCGCGAATCCGGTTGCCGCCCCCATCTTGGAGCATCATCCCGACATCGACTATGTGCGGACCTGTACGGTGCATGCGCCGACGCAGACGATGCGAGAAGCGTTTGCGGGAGGGATCGATGCGGCCATTTTCCTTAAACCATTTCGCCGGCTGATGTGGGCGGCGTGGCTGGCTCGGGTTCCCATTCGAGTCGCCATCGGCTTTCGCTGGCAGAGTGTGCTGGCGAATCGTTGGACCCATGAACACCGGAGTACATTTGCCAAACACGAGTCCGAATACAATGTCGGGATGTTGAAGGGGCTGGGACTCACTCCGGGAGAGGTTCGCCGTCCTCAGCTGGTTGTGACCGAGCGCGAGCGCGCAGCGGGGGAGCAGCGATGGGGTGGTGACGCAAGAAGGCGGGTGATCATTCATCCCGGCGGGGTGTCGGCTCGCCGCTGGCGGCCGCAGCACTATCGCGACCTGGCCAATCTGCTTGTGGAGCAAGGGTGTTCGGTGATTCTGACCGGCAGCGAGACGGAACGAGCGCAATTTCAGGAAGAAGCCTTACAAGCGGTGCCGCTCGATGGGAGAATCAGAAATCTTATGGGGCAGTTGTCGGTGCGCGACCTCATGGGATTGATTGCGGTCTCGCAAGCAGTGGTGTCAGGCGCAACCGGGCCGGCGCATCTGGCGGCGGCTCTCAATGTGCCGAATGTGAGCTTATTCGACCCGCGACGGAACAATTTGCCGACCAGGTGGAAGCCCTTGGGTCTTGGCGTGCTGCTTCGTCCGGATGTGCCGACCTGTGAAAAATGCATCGGTGAAGCCTGTTCCTATTGGGATTGCATGGATCGTCTAACTGTCTCTGGCTTGTCGACGCATGTGGAGCAGGTGATCCAATCCAGGACCCCTCTTGCCATTCACCATATATAG
- a CDS encoding glycosyltransferase family 9 protein, whose translation MSDFQRILLIKPSSLGDIVHTLPVVAALKQHWPEAHLTWCVKRQWAEVVERVEGVDRVWPIDFTVRGWTGSVPALRRQRFDLVLDLQGLLRSAALAWLTGCPTRVGFANGREGSPWFYSRRVAVPMPEMHAVDRYLLMVAALGAAVQGRPQFRFRLPSQDYSAVGEVLRRKGVNVDAPWVAMNISARWPTKRWPVESFAAVAAQLSREGVGPIVVIGGPDERREGEQMKRLADCPVIDLIGETTLGILPALLSKASLLITNDSGPMHVAAAVGTPVVSVFGPTSAVRTGPYGEGHAVLTHEIPCRPCFSRVCRNAVQMECLQRIIPAQVVAAVRDRWALRMVPR comes from the coding sequence ATGTCTGATTTCCAACGCATCCTGCTCATCAAACCCAGCTCGCTCGGAGATATTGTTCACACGCTTCCTGTCGTGGCGGCGCTCAAACAGCACTGGCCGGAGGCCCATCTGACCTGGTGTGTCAAACGGCAATGGGCTGAGGTGGTCGAGCGTGTTGAGGGCGTCGATCGTGTGTGGCCGATCGATTTCACGGTACGCGGGTGGACCGGTTCTGTCCCGGCGCTGCGGCGTCAGCGGTTCGATCTGGTGCTCGATCTTCAGGGCCTTTTGCGGAGCGCGGCGCTGGCGTGGCTGACCGGGTGCCCAACGCGGGTGGGATTTGCCAATGGGCGCGAGGGCAGTCCGTGGTTCTATTCCCGCCGCGTTGCCGTGCCCATGCCCGAGATGCATGCGGTGGACCGGTATCTGCTTATGGTTGCCGCCCTTGGCGCAGCGGTGCAGGGCCGGCCGCAGTTTCGATTCCGATTGCCGAGTCAGGATTATTCGGCTGTCGGGGAGGTGTTGCGAAGAAAGGGCGTGAATGTCGATGCGCCGTGGGTAGCGATGAATATCTCCGCCCGCTGGCCGACGAAGCGCTGGCCGGTCGAATCGTTTGCCGCAGTGGCGGCACAATTGTCGCGCGAAGGGGTGGGGCCGATTGTCGTAATCGGGGGGCCGGATGAGCGCCGGGAAGGCGAGCAAATGAAGCGGCTGGCGGATTGTCCCGTGATCGACCTCATCGGTGAGACGACGCTCGGAATTTTGCCGGCCTTGTTGTCCAAGGCTTCGTTGTTGATCACGAACGATTCCGGTCCCATGCATGTGGCGGCCGCGGTAGGGACTCCCGTTGTCTCGGTGTTTGGTCCGACCAGCGCTGTGCGCACCGGCCCTTATGGAGAAGGACATGCCGTCTTGACCCACGAGATCCCTTGCCGCCCTTGCTTCAGCCGGGTGTGCCGGAATGCGGTCCAGATGGAATGTCTTCAGCGCATTATTCCTGCTCAAGTGGTTGCGGCGGTGCGGGATCGCTGGGCCCTTCGCATGGTGCCGCGATGA
- the gmhB gene encoding D-glycero-beta-D-manno-heptose 1,7-bisphosphate 7-phosphatase: MSRMSGKSAAFRRIVVRAPNWIGDAVMCEPALRGLRSLFPQAELTLLAKPAIAELFVAYPGLNHVVRYEDKGIHAGLSGKWTLAGTLRRQRFDLAVLFQNAFEAALLTWLAGMPRRYGYATDGRVFFLTDPVAVPDRQALRHQVHYYWDMLRPLGLAGTPASPMLTLHQDEERAMDRRLVEAGIAETDLVLGINPGSTYGGAKRWLPERFAETVARLSLEIGRQQGRTLSVIILGAKGEEELGQAIAARLGIRSVVLSGKTTIRELMAATKRCALLVTNDTGPMHIAAAFGVPVVAVFGPTDWRTTAPYGQEQGMVRHPVECAPCLLRECPIDHRCMTGVTVDQVYEAGLSCLSGQRSLSSLSGRGGSSSTDQTDQIDRTDQTDRTDLLHGVTVFLDRDGTLNPDPGYIRSPEQFELFPGVPEALARLTGAGARLVLVTNQSGIGRGFFSTADLEQIHAKLRRLAGEAGASFAGMYFCPHHPDETCHCRKPETGMVEQAVNELAIDLSRSYLVGDHAKDMELARRIGAKRVLVKTKVHGSPEEDGECREADAVVSSLSDAAEWILADANQR, from the coding sequence ATGAGCAGGATGAGCGGGAAAAGCGCGGCGTTTCGTCGCATCGTGGTACGGGCGCCGAATTGGATCGGCGATGCTGTGATGTGCGAACCGGCGCTTCGAGGTCTTCGGTCGCTCTTTCCGCAGGCGGAGCTCACCTTGCTGGCGAAACCGGCGATCGCGGAGCTCTTCGTTGCCTATCCTGGCCTGAATCATGTCGTGCGGTATGAGGACAAGGGGATCCACGCGGGGCTTTCGGGAAAGTGGACGCTGGCTGGGACGTTGCGGCGGCAGCGGTTCGATCTCGCGGTGCTGTTTCAAAATGCGTTTGAGGCGGCGCTGCTCACGTGGCTGGCCGGTATGCCCCGCCGCTACGGGTATGCCACCGATGGGCGGGTCTTTTTTCTGACCGATCCTGTGGCGGTTCCCGACCGGCAGGCCTTACGACATCAAGTGCACTACTATTGGGATATGCTCAGACCGTTGGGGCTCGCCGGCACGCCGGCCTCTCCGATGTTGACGCTGCATCAAGACGAAGAACGGGCGATGGATCGCCGTTTGGTGGAAGCCGGCATTGCCGAGACGGATCTCGTTTTGGGGATCAACCCCGGATCGACCTATGGCGGGGCCAAGCGCTGGTTGCCTGAGCGGTTTGCTGAGACCGTAGCACGACTGAGTCTGGAGATCGGCCGGCAGCAGGGGCGGACCCTGTCGGTGATCATCCTGGGAGCGAAGGGTGAAGAGGAGCTGGGGCAGGCCATCGCGGCGCGGCTTGGAATTCGTTCGGTGGTGTTGTCCGGCAAGACGACGATTCGTGAATTGATGGCGGCGACCAAGCGTTGCGCCCTGTTGGTGACGAATGATACGGGGCCGATGCACATTGCGGCGGCGTTCGGTGTGCCAGTGGTGGCCGTGTTCGGCCCGACCGATTGGCGCACGACGGCGCCCTACGGCCAGGAGCAGGGCATGGTTCGGCACCCGGTCGAGTGCGCGCCCTGTCTGTTGCGGGAGTGTCCCATCGATCATCGCTGCATGACGGGAGTCACGGTCGATCAGGTGTATGAGGCCGGTCTCTCTTGTCTATCTGGTCAAAGAAGTCTGTCTAGTCTATCTGGTCGAGGAGGAAGTTCTTCGACGGACCAGACTGACCAGATAGACCGAACAGACCAGACAGACCGAACAGACCTTCTTCACGGAGTCACCGTCTTTTTAGATCGTGATGGGACCTTGAATCCCGATCCCGGCTATATTCGTTCCCCGGAGCAGTTCGAACTGTTTCCCGGTGTGCCGGAGGCGCTGGCCAGACTGACAGGGGCCGGGGCGCGGCTGGTGCTGGTGACGAATCAGTCGGGGATCGGGAGAGGCTTCTTTTCAACGGCCGATCTGGAGCAGATCCACGCCAAGCTGCGGCGGCTGGCCGGTGAGGCTGGTGCTTCGTTCGCGGGGATGTATTTCTGTCCCCATCATCCGGACGAGACCTGTCATTGCCGAAAACCGGAGACCGGGATGGTCGAACAGGCGGTGAACGAGTTAGCCATCGATCTCTCGCGATCCTATCTTGTTGGCGATCATGCCAAGGATATGGAGCTGGCGAGACGGATTGGGGCCAAGCGGGTGCTGGTCAAGACGAAAGTCCATGGATCTCCTGAAGAGGACGGGGAGTGCAGGGAGGCCGATGCCGTCGTTTCCTCGCTCTCCGATGCGGCCGAGTGGATTCTGGCGGATGCGAATCAGCGGTAA
- the lpxK gene encoding tetraacyldisaccharide 4'-kinase, with protein sequence MAWLRPGDPVRSWLGWAAVLYGLVVRLRMRAYDRGWCAQARLPCRVISVGNLTVGGTGKTPLVILLTEWLLAQGQRVAILSRGYKRASTASRLLVSDGRSLLAGPGEAGDEPYLIARRCPKAIVAVGADRASLGRWVLAQEPVDCIILDDGFQHRALSRDCDVVLVDAMDATGLDALLPAGRLREPLDGVRRATAVVITRADSERDVSAVRSRLQRMLPSESLAVEVRFKSDELVSVMTGDRHPVDWVVGKKAWLVSGIGNSEAFRRLAMDLGIQVLGETAYIDHHGYGLEDVVRIRGQAARVGAEIVLTTEKDAGKLAPLLAADDQWWALRLRADVVRGEARLRGLIVGTGHEARGEGEEAEGTAR encoded by the coding sequence GTGGCGTGGTTGCGACCGGGGGATCCGGTTCGATCCTGGTTGGGATGGGCGGCCGTTCTATATGGCCTCGTGGTCCGGCTCCGGATGCGGGCGTATGATCGCGGGTGGTGTGCGCAGGCACGGCTGCCTTGCCGCGTGATCAGTGTGGGGAACCTGACCGTCGGAGGCACCGGCAAGACCCCGCTGGTGATTCTCTTGACGGAATGGCTGCTGGCGCAGGGCCAGCGGGTGGCGATCCTCAGCCGGGGATACAAACGTGCATCGACGGCGTCTCGCCTGTTGGTGTCGGATGGCCGGAGTCTGCTGGCCGGACCAGGCGAAGCGGGAGACGAACCCTATCTGATCGCGCGCCGTTGTCCGAAGGCCATCGTGGCGGTCGGGGCGGATCGTGCCTCCTTGGGCCGTTGGGTATTGGCGCAAGAACCGGTGGATTGCATCATCCTGGATGACGGGTTTCAGCATCGGGCGCTCTCGCGAGATTGCGATGTGGTGCTCGTGGATGCGATGGATGCCACAGGATTGGATGCGCTCCTGCCGGCCGGGCGGCTCCGCGAGCCGTTGGACGGCGTGCGGCGCGCGACGGCCGTGGTGATCACGCGCGCTGACTCGGAGCGGGACGTGTCGGCGGTTCGCAGCCGCTTGCAGAGGATGCTGCCTTCTGAGTCGCTCGCCGTGGAAGTGCGGTTCAAGTCAGATGAGCTCGTATCCGTGATGACCGGCGACCGTCACCCTGTCGATTGGGTTGTCGGGAAGAAGGCCTGGCTGGTGAGCGGGATCGGTAACAGCGAGGCGTTCCGGCGATTGGCCATGGATCTTGGAATACAGGTGTTGGGCGAAACGGCGTATATCGATCATCATGGCTATGGGTTGGAGGATGTAGTTCGCATTCGCGGACAGGCTGCTCGCGTGGGGGCGGAGATCGTATTGACGACGGAAAAAGATGCCGGGAAGCTCGCGCCGCTGCTGGCGGCTGATGACCAGTGGTGGGCCTTGCGGCTGCGCGCGGATGTGGTGCGCGGGGAAGCGCGGTTGCGCGGGCTTATAGTGGGCACGGGGCACGAGGCAAGGGGCGAGGGGGAGGAGGCGGAAGGGACAGCGCGATGA
- a CDS encoding 3-deoxy-D-manno-octulosonic acid transferase, whose translation MWRLLYNTLLILATPIILCILLAKKRCRRGLRQRLFGGDRLFGLFSLSRPSGRPDRPNEPDRPNRPTIWIHAVSLGEVVAVTPLVKDLHRSHPDHRFIVSTVTETGREAVEQRLAGVAEHRYAPLDVPWAVSHAIAQWQPVLYVFVETELWPNLLWALRDRQVPAVLVNGRLSSRSFSRQHVAGLTSFYRSVLRSLTLCLMQSERDVQRIVALGADADRVHRTGNIKFDQPMPATVAEPSFRSRLGVHEGESLLLAGSTHAGEEEALVAAYQQVIGRHPHAALMLAPRHIERVPAVIAMVASTGLAVQRKSQLDRRVTGPRVIILDTRGELAQAYGEAAVAFVGGTLVPVGGHNLLEPAVWGKPVLFGPYTDHCAEIAAMLLEAGGGVRVANADELARQMSQWLTDEEACRRTGEAARQMVRDNQGALKRSLDLIEACFRTARHSASRSADRASQAAMVGS comes from the coding sequence ATGTGGCGACTGCTCTACAATACGCTGCTCATTCTGGCTACTCCGATCATTCTCTGCATTCTGCTCGCCAAGAAACGATGCCGTCGGGGACTGCGCCAACGGTTGTTCGGCGGGGATCGCCTGTTTGGTCTATTTAGTCTGTCTCGTCCATCGGGTCGACCAGACAGACCAAACGAACCAGACAGACCGAATAGACCGACTATCTGGATTCATGCCGTGTCTCTCGGCGAAGTGGTGGCGGTGACGCCGCTGGTGAAAGATCTGCACCGCAGCCATCCCGATCACCGGTTCATCGTGTCGACGGTCACGGAAACAGGCCGGGAGGCGGTCGAGCAGCGATTGGCTGGGGTGGCGGAACACCGGTATGCTCCGCTCGACGTTCCCTGGGCCGTGTCACACGCGATCGCGCAGTGGCAGCCTGTGCTTTATGTGTTCGTCGAGACCGAACTCTGGCCGAATCTCTTGTGGGCTCTGCGGGACCGGCAGGTGCCGGCCGTTTTGGTCAATGGCCGGTTGTCGTCACGATCATTTTCACGGCAGCATGTCGCCGGTCTCACGTCGTTCTATCGTTCCGTGCTGCGGTCGCTCACGCTCTGTCTTATGCAATCGGAGCGCGATGTGCAGCGCATCGTGGCCTTGGGGGCCGATGCCGATCGGGTGCATAGGACCGGCAACATCAAGTTCGATCAGCCCATGCCGGCGACGGTGGCCGAGCCCTCGTTTCGCTCCAGGTTGGGGGTGCATGAGGGCGAGTCGCTTCTGCTCGCCGGCAGTACGCATGCGGGTGAGGAAGAGGCGCTGGTCGCGGCCTATCAACAAGTTATCGGCAGGCATCCTCATGCCGCTCTTATGCTGGCTCCGCGTCATATCGAACGCGTGCCGGCGGTGATCGCGATGGTCGCGTCAACCGGATTGGCGGTGCAACGCAAGAGCCAGCTCGATCGGAGAGTCACCGGGCCGCGGGTGATCATTCTCGATACGCGGGGGGAATTGGCTCAGGCCTATGGCGAAGCGGCGGTCGCCTTTGTCGGCGGGACGCTGGTGCCTGTGGGGGGGCATAATTTATTGGAGCCGGCCGTGTGGGGCAAGCCGGTGCTGTTCGGCCCCTATACGGATCATTGCGCGGAGATTGCCGCGATGTTGCTGGAGGCAGGCGGAGGCGTGCGGGTTGCGAATGCCGATGAGCTTGCACGCCAGATGAGCCAGTGGCTCACGGATGAGGAGGCGTGCCGTCGCACGGGTGAGGCGGCGCGCCAGATGGTGCGTGATAATCAAGGCGCATTGAAGCGGAGCCTCGATCTCATTGAAGCGTGCTTCCGAACCGCTCGTCATTCTGCGTCCCGGTCTGCTGATCGTGCCTCGCAGGCTGCGATGGTGGGGTCGTAA